The Carassius gibelio isolate Cgi1373 ecotype wild population from Czech Republic chromosome A19, carGib1.2-hapl.c, whole genome shotgun sequence genome segment tcatttgagtcagttcgggagttcaaagcgggttcgcgaatcatttgagtcaatttggcgatcgcaaataatttgagtcagttcgggagttcaaaacgggttcgcgaatcatttgagtcagtttggcgatcgcgaatcatttgaatcagttcgggagttcgcagcgggttcgcgaatcatttagtTATGGGAATCGCGAATTATTtaagttcaaagcgggttcgcgaatcattttggTCAGTTTGGCGATtgcaaattatttgaatcagttcgggatttcgcagcgggttcgcgaatcatttgaatcagttcgggagttcgcagCGAGATCACGAATCATGAAAGATTCGCgcttgtaaattttcaaattggccctAAACTTTAATTTATTGCTGCCAACTGCTACAtgtttgataaataaatatgtgtccctggagcacaaaaagcagttttaagtctctggggtatatttgtagcaatagccaaaaatatttttttttcagtaatgtaAGTTAATTAATATGACCAATGCATTACTATGAATAATAACTAAACTGTGAGTGGTAAAGAGTGATGTGCTGTTAGCTGATCATGGCTGGGTGTTTGCAGGAGAACAAGTCGTATCCGGACTGGATCTACGGGATCATCCTGATCCCCTCGAGCTGGACACAGAGCACACCTGGAGTCCTGGTGCTCACGCGGCTCTCACAGGTTCTAGTCTGACCTGCAACACTGTCCTCACATCAGGGAACAAAGACGTTTACAGACGTGATGTGCACCGAGAGCAGTTCATAGGCATCTCTTCTGGGGATTGTGCAAAGTAGAGTTTTATTGTCTTAATAAACAACTTAATAAAGTCTGCACAGATTTGCATTCACTCAGATTTCTTCACCGGTGGCTTCATGGACAACAGACTTCATTTCTGCATTTGTAAATTTCATGCTTTCTCTCataaaacactgttcttttgtcAGTGTTTGTGcattatatagtatataatattacATGCGGTCTTCTAACTATTAGAGGTTTGTGTAATTGTTCTTGTATTATTTATGATGTTTTTGTTCTTCTTAATGCGCGTTTTCAAATAAACTCATTTTGATTGTGTACACGGTTTGTTTAAGATTTAAGAAAGCACACATAATCATAATCAATCCCTCATAAAGCATGCATAAGTCAGAACAACGTTAATCATTCCTGTATTATTGTTTAGTGAAAATCTAAAtccaaacactaaaaataaaaataatgataaacgCATTATGAACATGAATCGAGGTTATTagagttaactaaaacaataacattcaggcttattttatttctatgtatctatctataaaaataatgataaaacacaaaaaaaaataactataactttaaataaaaaattaaacaaaaatattgtctttattctcataatattttgacattattctcataatttcaattttattctcgaAATATTATAAACTTTAATCTCGTAAgcttagattatttatttattttacgtaGCGCTAAAACACCAAAATTTACAGTTAATTAATTATAGTGaattaaaacttaataaaataaaagattacctgaaataaaacattaaaaacattttttttcatctaGTTGCCAAAGACACATTTCTAATTTTCCTTTAGTTTATATTAATGCACTAAAATAACAAACTCAaactgaaaaaatgtaaatactaaaaactatacagacactaaaaggaataataaaaatgacataaatatatatatataatttaaataactaattaaaaaaaatacaaagcatCCCGATGTTCATCATAGACagataaaaattatatttgttctcATTCCTTCGTGTGCAATAATTATTTTAGGACCAGGATGCAGCATTTTTCTTAGACTTACTCAAACTCcttaaacacagacacacactctctgggtccataaacacatttaataatccaGCATTAAAAGACAAGCCCATCAGAGCACCAGGAGGTCCGCAGGAGGCGGTTTGAGAGGGATCTGTCCCAGCGTGAAGCGTTTGGAGGTGAACTCCTTCAGTTCCTCTGCTGTGAGGTCAGTGTGGGTGGAGAACAGAGCCGTGTCCGCTCCGAACACACCGCTGGAGCCGCTCTGAAGCACAGCGGACGCCGAGGACTCGCCAGGAGACGGCCTGAAGCTGAACgaggacacagacacagacacagagctggcCTGGGGCTCGGAGAAAGAGAAGGAGGACGCAGACGCAGCAGGAGCGCAGCCGAAACCTGACGAGGGCTGAGCCAACACACCGCTGACTACACCAGAGGCATGCTGGGTACTCGACGCCGCTCCGAAACCAGTCTTAGACGGGGCGAAGCTGAACGTGCTACTGCTCTGAGAGCCCTGACCAAACCCTGAGAAAACAACACAGAAGTGCTCAGACAAACACCAGCAGAACTACACATACAGTTTTTACTGCATCTGAGCCAATTAATGCAGCCTCAGTGCACAGAAGAGACTTTATCAAGGCACACATTAGGCAATAACAACGTAGTGCTTCAATATCGACACTTCTGAGGCTCTCTAAATGCAGATTTCTGACTGAATCCTGAACAAACCTGCTGCTCCAAAGCCGGTCgtggatgaggatgatgatgaagagatGGCTCCAAACCCTGACGCGGTGGAGCCGAAGCCGGAGCCGGGGGTGGATGTTTGGAGACTGGGGTTATTGAGCTCGGAGATCTGGGGACATCAATTACAAGACGTcagctgtgtgtgagtgtgtgtgtgtgtgtgtgtgtgtgtgtgaggacgcTGCTGAAGGTCTCACCACACTGATCCGAGTGGAGCTGCTCATGCTCCTCAGCTCCTGGACTCTGCTCCTCCACTGATCCGCCAGCTGCTGAACCGAGCTCATCTGAAACAACACACACAGCTTTACAACTCCACAACTAACACACAGCTAAGATAACAGACCACAGAAACTGAAGGAGTGACACATGCTTTAGAAGTGTGACCCTGCGGTCTTGAGTCTCTGGGGATATTTGAagaaatagccaacaatacactgtgTGGCTCAAAATACAgcagtgcatcacagaaataaattacactttaacatgcATTCacttagaaaacagctgttttacattagaataatatttcactattttacagcatttttaattaaccctggtgagcagaagagacttgtttctACATCCCTGACATTAACTATCGTGCACATAGAAGCTCCCTGGAATCCACAGGTGCTGTAGAAGTGAAGTGGTGGTCTTACGTAAGCCTGTAGATCACCAGACACTCGGCCGCTGTAATACTCCAGCCTCAGCTCCTCAGGAGACACCTCCACAAACCCTGCAAACAGTTAACAAGAGAACATTTCCACTGGGTGAAGCCCACCAGAGGCGAAAGACTTCAAGTCTGAGTGCTGAACTCACCCGAAAGCTTGCCGGGGAGGACAGAATAACAGGAGAACGGCCACTGCCCCGAAGTCTGCCAGACCTCCATGTCTTTCTGGATTGTGTCCCTGTAATAAAAGCAAGCGTGCAGCTtcaggcatgtgtgtgtgtgtgtgtatgctggtTAATGCATCAGAGGAAACAGCTCTTACACATCATCCGTGGAGCTCTGTGCATCTTTCTCAGAAGGAGTGTGTGAGGTGAGCGCTGAGAATCTGTTCTGGCTGCTGAAGCTGAAGTCGGAGCTCTTGACGTCTCGTGgcgttcctcctcctcctcctcctcctcggctCCAGTCGTTATTACCGTCACGAGAGAACGAGGACTGCTGCACATAATCACCACCGCTGCGCTGAGACGGGTTTATCCACACACGGTTCCCATAACCTGAGAAACACCAGCATCACCGGTCAGTCCAGCTCTTAAATACTTAAAGAAAACCTTCTGATCTTGAGGTTTACATATCGAAAATTATTATTCCTAAAACATAAATAGTGCCTGTTTGCAAACTAGACCAGAGTGTATTTAAAAACTCACTTTACTATATTAatatagtgttattattattaaaagagtgTGCAGTACAGAAGAGAGAATATAGTGAATGTTATATTTTCAGACACTTATTGTATTTCtttgcaaattaaattaaatgtattatattttaaattgatagTAAATGCAACCAGTTGAACTCAAAAGTGCATCATACATCATAtgcaactttattattatttctattgtctttgaaatctGTTTATGTGCACTGACCAAATAGAacggaaaataataataaataataaataaaataattctgcataatcaaggctgcgtttatatgattaaaaatacagaaaactacagtaatattgtaaaacataattgcaatttaaaataaaagttttctattttattatactttaaaatctaatttatttctgtgatgctccgctgtattttcagcatcatttctccagtcttcagtgtcacatgatcttcagaaatcattcgaatacgatgatttattatcaatattatttttggaaccggaaatacttttttttcatgattctttgatgaatgaagttCAACTAAACAGCACTAAATCACTAGTttactatttaaatcaatgtgataacgAGTTAGGTCAAacgtaatctaaaagtaatctgattactttacCTAAAACGTGTAATGTAACGGATTACGTTACTAACTACAATTTCTGTCATGTGATTTAGAATTAGTAATATATTACTCTGGTTATACTATGGTAATTGTTTAGTAAGAGACACTCGATTGAATCAGGCTTTATCTGGATTCTGTTTTAATCATGAAAAACATAACGTTGTTAAATATAGAATGTAATATATAATGATTGTGTGTTTGACCTCCTCTGCTGGGCTGCTGGTTTCCTCTGAAATCTCCTCCTCTTCCGCCTCTTGGATGTTCATTCCAGCACTTGTCTCCGTATCTACAGCGACCTTGAAGAAAGAAGTTGCACACCGTCATTTTTAAActttacaaacacaaaacatgagcTGTTTGTGGTACGAAGACCTCGACGCTGCTTCTCGAGCCGAGCGACGGCGTGACGCAAGACGCACACTCAGACGTAAACAAactgtttcaaaataaaagtcttggtTGCGGGGCGCTTCTTGGGAACGTatgagaaaactttttttttttttaaatcggatTTAACTGGCATGAGTTAATCAAAACCGTTTTGTGTCTTTGGAAAAATAATTGAACTTATGCAGCATGTTAGCTGGAAACTTTGAaggtatatctatatataattaaattaataaaataatgaaaacacaagTTTACAGTTTTCCTGTTGCTTAAACGTTTCTGAGAAAAACACAGCTCTGACAGCATAGCTGATGGCTGACTGgtttatattacagtttttactgaatAGCTAAACACGTTTCTTGAAACCATCACTAATTTTCTTAAAACCTTATACAAAAATCCAAATACTCAAAGTAAATTCTGGAAACCTCTGACTCTTCCATCAAAATCAAACAATCACCGCAAAACCATTTCACTTGGACTCAAAATCAAACGCTCTCAGATCAAACATGAATcaataaagaaaacattacagATCATTCATTAAACCCTAGAGggaaaattctgtaaaaaaaaaaaaattatcagctcAGAAATGTTAGTCCCTGCTTGACCTCAGTTTTGCGGTATGGGCATTCAACTGCATCAATTAACGCATCTTTAATATTTCCATCTCAGAGAACCGATTCAATATGTAATCGATATGTAACGCCCGTGTTCTTGAGTAGTTCGACGCGAAACTGGACCATGAGCGACTCAGGTGACGTCATATAGAAAGACATCAGTTCAGGCAGCGTCATCCAATCAGCGCGCGAGACGGCGGAAGCGGAGCATGGACTTACTTGATGGACACACCCAGACGACCAATGAGCGGCCTGCTCACATCAGGCGGGGGCGGGGCCGAGACGGCCATGTATTAAAGCGTATAAGAGTATCAGAAATATGCCAGTCGCACATCAGCGGTCTAGAACATCGTCAGCATCTTAATAAGGTTTCTTGCATGCTTTATTAAACCCATCGGTTTTCCTGGCCTGTGCTGCTGTGGAGTGAATAATAAGAGATATGACGATCCTGGAGGTGAGCGGTCAGCTGCTGGAGAACACCGTGCAGAAGATGAGTCTGAGCTCCGTGCTGCTCTGCGCTTCTGTGTTCACACTTACACTGGGATACCTGAGCAAACTCCTGTtcagacagcagcagcagcacgctGGAGACACAGTGAGTGCACCTGATCACCTAAAACCCATGACCTGCTCTGTGCATGAAAATCATGTAATGTGCATGCGTGAGTAATTATGCGTGTAGTAAATTTCAGTAAAtgttaatacatacatacatatatattctaataatacatGCCAGTGTTTCCAGTGATTTCGTAATGTTCTGCGAAGATACAAAACatccgttttattttttttaaatatttaaaaatgttacatgtGACCGTTAATGGAACGTTCCGTTTGATCATTTTGTAAACATTGttggaatgttacttttgaatgttctctgaacctagtaaaaaaaaaaatttcagcttTTTAAAGTGTCCAactaaagtatttaaaataataataataataatttcattaatgATAATGTTTTATGCTAATGTTTTAAGACCAGATaacattctattaatgttactggaagaacATTCTGTTAGCTGAGTATCTATCTTTCaatctgtctgtcattctgtggATCTGTTGACCGTCACTTATAAAGATGATTGTCCTCTGGTTTCCTCAGAAGTATCCTCCTCATATCCCGTCCAGTATTCCTTTCCTCGGGCACGCCGTGGCGTTCGGCAGGAGTCCCATTGAGTTTCTGGAGCAGGCCTACGAGAAGGTGAGAGTGGTTCAGACGCAGGTGTGTAATAACAGAGCGATCCGAGCTCATGTCAGTGCTGATGTGGTTGTCTCGTAGTACGGGCCTGTGGTCAGCTTCACGATGGTTGGGAAAACCTTCACGTATCTGCTGGGAAGCGACGCGGCCGCACTCATGTTCAACAGCAAGAACGAGGATCTGAACGCGGAGGACGTTTATGCACGTCTCACCACACCAGTGTTCGGAAAGGGAGTCGCGTACGACGTGCCCAATCCTGTAAGATCACACACTTCTTCTTCACAGAGCGTGGAGGTCATTTGGACCAGGCTTTCGTCTCACATTCAGTGTTATTCTGATCTGTGTCTGTTCACAGTTGTTTCTGGAGCAGAAGAAGATGCTGAAGACGGGGCTGAACATCGCACAGTTCAAGCGACACGTCGAAATAATCGAAGAGGAAACTAAAGACTATTTCAAACGATGGGGAGACCGCGGAGAGAGGAGTAAGGAGACGCATTTATTCTGCATCCGTCAGTTTCTCACCATAAAGAACATCCAagaagatttggagaaatgcagcattgcatcagtctCTTagcaatggaagtgaatgggtgccgtcagaatgagagtctgataaaaacatcacaataatccacagcactccagtccatcagtgaacatctggagaagacaaaacctgaaacacatccagcattaagatgattttaactcaaacacatagagtctataatccataataacacttcctccagtgaaaaagtgttctggtctgaatcaggagagaaatctgcacagatcaagcagcgtttaaacagatctaaactaatctgtgagagactttttcactggaggaagtgttattatggattatagactctatgtgtttgagttaaaatcatcttaatgctggatgtgtttcaggttttgtcttctccagatgttcactgatggactggagtgctgtggattattgggatgtttttatcagactctcattctgacggcacccattcacttccattgctAAGAAACtaatgcaatgctgcatttctccaaacctgatgaagaaacaaactcatctacatcttgaatgatcCGAGGCTGTGTGCATTTAAAGCACATTTTACATTTCGGGCTAAATCTTGAAAGTTTTGTTCCTCCATGTGCGCGGTGTTGTCTCTGGTCAGATCTGTTCGAGGCGTTGTCGGAGCTGATCATCCTGACGGCCAGCCGCTGTCTGCACGGCTGTGAGATCCGCGGGATGCTGGACGAGAGAGTGGCGCAGCTGTACGCCGATCTGGACGGAGGCTTCACTCACGAGGCGTGGCTGCTGCCCGGATGGCTGCCGCTGCCCAGCTTCAGGTACCACAGCATCATCACCCAATCTACAGGAGAACAGGAGCTCGCACCTCACACCAGCTTGTGTTTCTGTGCTTTCTTCTTCAGACGGAGGGATCGCGCTCACTTAGAGATCAAGAAAATCTTTTATAACGTCATCAAGAAGCGAAGAGAAGCCACGGAGAAACACGACGACATCCTGCAAACGCTCATAGACGCCACGTACAAGTGAGTtaccatcacacacacatctggaTCATCTTCAACTATTGGAACTTTAGTGAAACATTGTTCATTAATAACCTTTAATttgcaattaattaaaatttcatactgggtaaactttttttataaaataaaattgtttttattatacacACTACACATatgattttattcaaatatatatcttacattttaaattgtattaaattcgtataatttataatatatattgtattttacagaacacataaaacaattttttttacataaatacttgtattcataaaatatgataattttaattaatgtttatggaaaaaaattattttaaaatttacaatAATTTCCTATAACTGAATATAATTTTCTAatgtttatgtaattttttaaaaatatgtagaaTAATTTCTTCTAACTGAAATTAATTGATaacataattcatattatattttcttaaccatataaaatatacaattattatttagttttaatataaaattacattactcataaaaatatattttattcttgcACACATGCACAAGCATGCCTTTATATGATAACtatatgtttaaattatataacttattttaatattctaataatttattataattaaaaaaatatgtatataataataatattttaattgttttgtaacattactataaatgtaatgatatacattttaatataaaaacacaaattttcatgttgtatacatgcacaaacacactctggctttttatttatttatttaagcttttttttaaagaccTGTGAACAAAAGCAAATGATTGCATACTGACATttcaagtaccgtatttttcggactataagtcgcacctgagtataagtcgcatcagtccaaaaatacgtcatgatgaggaaaaaaacatatataagtcactggactataagtcgcatttatttagaaacaagaaccaagagaaaacattacaaaaacagctctatgtcttcagtgtagactacatgagaactgagcagcacagagcgccctctggcggctggagacggtaatgtgaactcttggttcatgtcaaagtaattttgataaataagtcgcacctgactaaaaGTCACagcaccagccaaactatgaaaaaaaaagtgcgacttctagtctggaaaatacagtaTGAAGTATATAGTTTTTCCAGTGTGTTGTATCTGTGCTGTGCAGAGACGGCCGTCCTCTGAGTGATGACGAGATCGCCGGGATGCTGATCGGTCTGCTGTTAGCGGGACAGCACACGTCCTCCACCACCAGCGCGTGGATGGGCTTCTTCCTGGCGCGGGACAGAGCACTGCAGGAGCGCTGCTACAGCGAACAGAAACGTGTGTGTGGAGAAGATCTGCCTCCTCTGCACTACGACCAGGTCACTCTTCAGTGCTCTTAGATTCAACAGCAAACCAGCTACTGAAGTCATTCTGTGTGACTGTCCTCAAGACAAAACTCATTGTTGCTATAATTGTGACACCAGAATAATTGTGATTGGTTTTGCACTAATTATGCAGCTTCAAAACTActgtgcttcaaaaaaaaaaaaaaaaaaaaaaaaaaaaaaaaaaaaaaaattaataacattaaaaaaagcaataaTTACAGTTAAGTAGAACTAAAATGAaatctatttttataaataaactaaaaatcattaactgaaataaaatattatatttcattagCTGCCAAAGAGAACATTGCACATGTTtgtgttcatttcatttaaagtgctaaactaaactaaaaaaaataaacaaatccaaaaacacaaaatattaacaaaagctataatagtatattaatgatgttaaaagatacatttgaaatttaaaatgctttatttaaattcatgataggtaaaaataatctgaatgtaagtcgctttggataaaagcgtctgctaaatgcatacatttaattttaaatttaataaatttaaattacaactttttttatatgttataaatatttaataaatgtcatTAACCTTTCAGACCACATCTGAACTTTCTTTAATGCATTCATGgcatatgcttttatccaaagcacttTATATTGCATTTAAGCTTTATAACTGATCAGTTGCATTCCCtgagaatcgaacccatgaccttccTGTTGCTAGCACCATGTTAAACCAAATAAAAGAACGGAAAGGagaactctgttgattcagaaaGTAGAAACATGCTCTTCAGGTAGCTGCATGTCTGAACGTCACATCACTGCTCGAGACACTAAAGAACTGTTTTGGCGTCTGTCGCAGCTGAAAGACTTGAGTTTGCTGGATCGCTGTCTGAAGGAGACGCTCCGACTGCGACCACCAATAATGACCATGATGAGGATGGCCAAGACGCCTCAGGTACGAAAGAGTCTAAAGGAAAGCTGGCTGTTTGATGATATTAAAGCCAAGAGTACTTCGGACCGTGCAGTGTCTCTGTGTTTGCTCAACAGAAGGTGGGTGACTACACCATTCCCCCGGGACACCAGGTGTGTGTGTCTCCCACGGTCAACCACCGTCTGCAGGACACCTGGGCAGAGCGGATGGACTTCAACCCGGAGAGATACCTGCTGGACAACCCCGCCGCCGGAGAGAAGTTCGCTTACATCCCATTCGGAGCAGGTGAGTCTGATCAGAAAGAGCGCGACGTTCACTCATGACCTCGTGACAGGTGGGCGATATAACGGTAAACATTTAGAAATTTGACggacacaaaaaaaatctttaaccCTTTCTCATATAGAGCTGATCATGAAAACAAGCCCCTCCCACCAGAGATTGATTGACAGTTATGGGGCGCGCATATTCACGTGTATttggacatttacatttatgcatttagcagattttataatttttaccTAAAGTGTtcccctgggaatcgaacccacaaccttttgcactgctaacacaatactctaccactgagccacagtaTTCGCATCAACCGCGCGGGGAGGaggggggggggcgggggggggggggggggggggtgggttcacacagcattgtgatttcctaccaccatttatttggataattttctaaatagtactgttatcgtgtcatgaaatgtagttttcaaAGCATTTCAgccgagaatgtagttgttttaaactcaaatatgcagtttatttatGAAGACAGCACCCATTTAAAAATGAGTTTTGCCAATTTCAGAGATGATAAGCTCCTCGCGTTACATGCGTCAAAACTCCCGAAACGCTCAATTCGCGCCATGTCATTTGTGCCGCCTCATTCGCACAAAACGTGCCACAGGATGTCTATTTGCGTGTTTGCATCGACTTAACATGTAAATCACTAACGCTTAACATTTAATTCGCGTCTGTTTTGAACACACCACTGATTTGCGCAATAGATGAAGTGCAATTGAGCGTTTCAGGCGTTTTGACACTAAACTGAACTTTGGCGAAACTCATTAGACCATCAGGAGCTTGCTCTAGGAGTGATGCGTTTATGACGTAGCGAGCGGAGGGAAAATCCgaaacaacaatggaggacaAACTTATCGCTGTATGTGCATACATGGAGCTGTATGATACTTCTTCATACTTTTACagaaacagtaattttaaattaactgaataaagaccaaagactAGCTTTTAGATTTAcccaaattaattatattttatgttgaaCCACTAAAGAAACAATCAACTGACATTTGTTGCGAAGTTAATTATACACACAAACTCAACTCAAGTAAACAATCTTTCAGAGAGCCGCTGGaagaggggcggagtcagcagagctcattaacatttaaaggaacatgctACAAAAATTCTACATTGTTTTTGACAGGGTTAAAAGGTGTTTTTTACATTGGCGTTAAGAAATTTGAACCAAGcggttacagacttttcattaagaccctaaagaatcatttGATGACCATACCTTTTAAATTGTAGGAAATAATGTTATAGGAGCGTTGACATGTCCAGTATTCTTGTCATGATTTTAATGAACATGATTTTATTTCCAcccataatataacataatttgaATGTTCATTTGTAATATTCTAGAGATCTAGTGTGATTAAAACATTAAGGGACAAATAGCGTCATTGATCATTGATCTCAGCACGTTTTCTCTTGACGTTATGAAAAGCATGaattaggtcttaaagtgacagcagcgtTGCTAATGTTCAGGTTAAAGTTGCTAATATCAATCGAActacaaaagtaaaaaacaaccagagttacattttgattcattcatttagaagaatgcttttgtccaaagcaacttaaagaAAACCGTTTCCTgctcttgtttgtttttgttgggaGCTTTATACTTGCATTATTTAGTGTTTGCGGTCTAGACTTGTCAGTGTCATCTAAAACTGTGGTATCTTAACCACCATCTTTCCAGACAATAACTTTAAATACAGAAGCATTAAATGGCAGctacaccaaggtcatgggttcgattcccagagaaAGCGAGAACTATGTGCAATGCATTAAGAAACTCTGAGTGGGTTATCAAGTCAGCATGTAGATAACAGTTGTGTATTTCTGCTCTGTTGAACACAAACATGTGGTTTAAAGTCACTGCACTGATGTTTCTGGTCTTCGTGGGTTGATCTCTGGCAGGTCGTCACCGCTGCATTGGAGAAAACTTCGCCTACGTTCAGATTAAAACCATCTGGTCGACTCTGCTGAGAATGTACGACTTCGAGCTGGTCGAAGGACACTTTCCCGCGGTGAACTACACGACTATGATCCACACGCCACACAACCCCATCATCAGATACACTCGGAGGAAGACGCAGACGCAGCAGTGAT includes the following:
- the LOC127935110 gene encoding lanosterol 14-alpha demethylase isoform X2, which encodes MTILEVSGQLLENTVQKMSLSSVLLCASVFTLTLGYLSKLLFRQQQQHAGDTYPPHIPSSIPFLGHAVAFGRSPIEFLEQAYEKYGPVVSFTMVGKTFTYLLGSDAAALMFNSKNEDLNAEDVYARLTTPVFGKGVAYDVPNPLFLEQKKMLKTGLNIAQFKRHVEIIEEETKDYFKRWGDRGERNLFEALSELIILTASRCLHGCEIRGMLDERVAQLYADLDGGFTHEAWLLPGWLPLPSFRRRDRAHLEIKKIFYNVIKKRREATEKHDDILQTLIDATYKDGRPLSDDEIAGMLIGLLLAGQHTSSTTSAWMGFFLARDRALQERCYSEQKRVCGEDLPPLHYDQLKDLSLLDRCLKETLRLRPPIMTMMRMAKTPQKVGDYTIPPGHQVCVSPTVNHRLQDTWAERMDFNPERYLLDNPAAGEKFAYIPFGAGRHRCIGENFAYVQIKTIWSTLLRMYDFELVEGHFPAVNYTTMIHTPHNPIIRYTRRKTQTQQ
- the LOC127935110 gene encoding lanosterol 14-alpha demethylase isoform X1, which codes for MTILEVSGQLLENTVQKMSLSSVLLCASVFTLTLGYLSKLLFRQQQQHAGDTKYPPHIPSSIPFLGHAVAFGRSPIEFLEQAYEKYGPVVSFTMVGKTFTYLLGSDAAALMFNSKNEDLNAEDVYARLTTPVFGKGVAYDVPNPLFLEQKKMLKTGLNIAQFKRHVEIIEEETKDYFKRWGDRGERNLFEALSELIILTASRCLHGCEIRGMLDERVAQLYADLDGGFTHEAWLLPGWLPLPSFRRRDRAHLEIKKIFYNVIKKRREATEKHDDILQTLIDATYKDGRPLSDDEIAGMLIGLLLAGQHTSSTTSAWMGFFLARDRALQERCYSEQKRVCGEDLPPLHYDQLKDLSLLDRCLKETLRLRPPIMTMMRMAKTPQKVGDYTIPPGHQVCVSPTVNHRLQDTWAERMDFNPERYLLDNPAAGEKFAYIPFGAGRHRCIGENFAYVQIKTIWSTLLRMYDFELVEGHFPAVNYTTMIHTPHNPIIRYTRRKTQTQQ
- the nup42 gene encoding nucleoporin NUP42 is translated as MTVCNFFLQGRCRYGDKCWNEHPRGGRGGDFRGNQQPSRGGYGNRVWINPSQRSGGDYVQQSSFSRDGNNDWSRGGGGGGGTPRDVKSSDFSFSSQNRFSALTSHTPSEKDAQSSTDDVDTIQKDMEVWQTSGQWPFSCYSVLPGKLSGFVEVSPEELRLEYYSGRVSGDLQAYMSSVQQLADQWRSRVQELRSMSSSTRISVISELNNPSLQTSTPGSGFGSTASGFGAISSSSSSSTTGFGAAGFGQGSQSSSTFSFAPSKTGFGAASSTQHASGVVSGVLAQPSSGFGCAPAASASSFSFSEPQASSVSVSVSSFSFRPSPGESSASAVLQSGSSGVFGADTALFSTHTDLTAEELKEFTSKRFTLGQIPLKPPPADLLVL